The following are encoded in a window of Peromyscus leucopus breed LL Stock chromosome X, UCI_PerLeu_2.1, whole genome shotgun sequence genomic DNA:
- the Frmd7 gene encoding FERM domain-containing protein 7, translating to MLHLKVQFLDDSQKIFVVDQKSSGKALFNLSCSHLNLSEKEYFGLEFCSHSGNNVWLELLKPITKQVKNPKEVVFKFMVKFFPVDPGHLREELTRYLFTLQIKKDLALGRLPCSDNCTALMVSHILQSELGDFHEETVRKHLVQTQYLPSQDCLESKIIHFHQQHIGRSPAESDILLLDIARKLDMYGIRPQPASDGEGMQIHLAVAHMGVLVLRGNTKINTFNWAKIRKLSFKRKHFLIKLHANILVLCKDTLEFTMSSRDACKAFWKTCVEYHAFFRLSEEPKSKPKTLLCSKGSSFRYSGRTQRQLLEYGKKGRLKSLPFERKQYPSQYHERQCRSSPDILSDVSKQVEDLRLAYGSAYYRNVNGVHASEPMLDSRRRNSAVEVTFAAELERSKPEADPTPLHPSQSSSSFTFVYADPVFSTDPDPIDFFEERSPLSSFQTNSKFVDNHISTSPGFTSKVSPARQLTYTDVPYIPCTSQQVDIMPPQVFFYVDKPPQVPRWSPIMAEESVRPGSCIDPSAIKPAKRSPRNTRIKSLQQDLQELQEAMARTSGRSNINVDLGEEDPHLDDAFAYNLQEQTPKRSQSQSDMKTIRFPFGSEFRPLGPCPALTRKTDPFTCTFAEQEFPTVLMDQSSAERYVASESSDSESEILKPDYYSLYGKGTKSPKARIRLSSGSLQLDEEDEDISFTTPGAEDRTLLKPCNYFLA from the exons CAAAAATCATCCGGAAAGGCACTCTTTAACCTGAGCTGCAGCCATCTCAATCTTTCTGAAAAGGAATATTTTGGATTAGAATTCTGCAGCCATTCTGGAAATAAT GTTTGGTTGGAACTTCTGAAGCCTATAACAAAGCAAGTAAAAA ATCCTAAGGAGGTTGTTTTCAAATTTATGGTGAAATTTTTCCCAGTGGACCCTGGACACCTTCGGGAAGAACTCACAAG GTATCTTTTCACTCTTCAAATAAAGAAGGATTTGGCTCTGGGAAGGCTGCCATGCAGTGATAACTGTACAGCATTAATGGTGTCACACATCTTGCAAT CAGAATTAGGAGACTTTCATGAAGAAACTGTTAGGAAGCATCTGGTACAAACCCAGTATTTACCAAGCCAAGACTGTTTAGAGAGCAAGATCATACACTTTCATCAGCAGCACAT TGGCCGCAGCCCAGCTGAATCAGACATTCTGCTACTGGACATAGCAAGGAAGCTGGATATGTATGGCATCAGACCTCAGCCCGCCAGTGATGGTGAAGGGATGCAGATTCACCTGGCTGTTGCTCACATGGGAGTACTGGTGTTACGG GGAAATACAAAGATTAATACTTTCAACTGGGCTAAGATCCGAAAGTTGAGTTTTAAGAGAAAGCATTTTCTCATCAAACTTCATGCTAATATTTTG GTGTTGTGCAAAGACACTTTGGAGTTCACCATGTCTAGCCGAGATGCATGCAAGGCTTTCTGGAAGACTTGTGTGGAGTACCATGCTTTCTTCAGGCTTTCCGAAGAGCCCAAATCAAAGCCCAAAACACTACTCTGCAGCAAGGGTTCCAGTTTCCGCTACAG TGGAAGAACTCAAAGGCAACTTTTGGAATATGGGAAAAAGGGGAGGTTAAAGAGCCTGCCGTTTGAAAG GAAACAGTATCCATCTCAGTATCATGAACGGCAGTGCAGGTCATCACCAGACATTCTCTCTGATGTGTCAAAACAA GTGGAAGATCTGAGGCTTGCATATGGCAGTGCTTACTACCGAAATGTGAATGGAGTGCACGCATCTGAGCCTATGCTAGACAGCAGGAGGAGGAACTCAGCAGTCGAGGTGACATTTGCAGCAGAGCTGGAGCGTTCCAAACCAGAGGCAGATCCCACACCGCTCCACCCATCCCAAAGCAGTTCCTCTTTCACCTTTGTTTATGCGGATCCTGTCTTTAGCACGGACCCTGATCCCATAGACTTCTTTGAGGAACGGAGCCCTCTAAGCTCCTTCCAAACAAACTCCAAGTTTGTGGACAATCACATAAGCACATCTCCTGGTTTCACAAGCAAAGTGAGTCCAGCAAGGCAGCTAACATACACCGATGTGCCCTATATTCCTTGTACTAGTCAACAGGTTGATATTATGCCTCCTCAAGTCTTTTTTTATGTGGACAAGCCACCCCAGGTACCCAGATGGTCTCCAATCATGGCAGAGGAAAGTGTGAGACCAGGCAGCTGTATAGATCCCAGTGCAATAAAACCAGCCAAAAGGAGCCCAAGGAATACCAGGATAAAAAGCTTACAGCAAGACCTTCAAGAACTCCAAGAAGCTATGGCTAGAACTAGTGGTAGGAGCAATATCAATGTAGACCTAGGGGAGGAAGACCCACATTTAGATGATGCATTTGCATATAACCTTCAAGAGCAAACTCCTAAACGATCTCAGAGCCAATCGGACATGAAAACTATCCGTTTTCCTTTTGGGTCAGAATTTAGACCTTTAGGACCTTGTCCTGCTTTGACTCGTAAAACAGATCCGTTTACATGTACATTTGCAGAGCAGGAGTTTCCCACAGTTCTAATGGACCAGAGCTCAGCAGAGAGGTATGTAGCTAGTGAGTCCAGTGATTCAGAATCAGAAATTCTTAAACCAGACTACTACTCTTTGTATGGCAAAGGAACAAAGTCACCTAAGGCCCGAATCCGCTTGTCTTCTGGTAGTCTGCAGCTAGATGAAGAGGATGAAGATATTTCTTTCACCACACCAGGTGCTGAAGACAGAACTTTGCTAAAGCCATGCAACTATTTCTTAGCTTGA